ATGCATAAGTCAATCCGATTGCCGATAATCGCGCCGCCGGTATCCGCAGCGATCGCTTCGCCGTACCCCGGAACAAACACGCGCGTGCCCATCGGAATCACATTCGGGTCGACCGCTACCACGCCATAACAAGCTTTCATGCCGCTCGCGGTAATCCCGCGACCGTCGCCGTCCATCGGATGATACGCTGTCGCTTCCATGTTGATCACTTTCGTGAATCGGATATCACCGCGGCTGGTATTGACGACATCACGCGTGCCGACTTGCACCACCTGATCCACCGCCGGTTGCAACGGTTGCGACTCCAACGGCACGCGGCCGACTTCACGACCGTCTACCGTAAGCACGCGGTACTTCGTTTTTTGTTTCCCGTTCACACCCGCCTGCGTCACTTTTTCCGCGCCGGCGAACATGCGGTCATTGGGTTCCCGAATAATCTTGAAAGGAACTTCTTCATCGACCGTGATTTCCGAAGTCGTGTACTTACCGACCGGAATTTCCATACCGGCTTTGACCGGAGTATCCGCCGGAATCAGCGTCACATATTCCGCCGGGTCATAGCCCGCTTCCGTGATCGCCTGCGCAGCGGTCTTACCCGCCGACATCGTCGCTTTTACTTCCGCGCCTTCCCGAATGCTGATCGGAACGGCACGACGCACGGTCAATACGGAGCCGTCAACGAGCTTTTCCGTATTCAGATCCACTTTGTCATATTCATTTAACACGATATGCGCATCATACATAATGCCTGCTGTGGATTGCGCTGCTGTGCGAACGGTCTGCTGTCTGCCGTCAACCATAACGGTGAGCGTCCGCGGCTGCATAGAAAAGCCGACCATCGACACGACCATGATGACGAAAACGCAGAACAAAAGGACCGGATGGGTCCCCCATTTTTTCCAATTTGTCCTCATACAGTAACCTCCAACACGGGAATTCTACCATGCGTGGACAGTTCTGTCAAAACTTTTAGGTTTACAATACGGCAAATTAGGGATCAAATGGACTTTTTTCTAATTTTAAA
This genomic stretch from Negativicoccus succinicivorans harbors:
- a CDS encoding 3D domain-containing protein is translated as MRTNWKKWGTHPVLLFCVFVIMVVSMVGFSMQPRTLTVMVDGRQQTVRTAAQSTAGIMYDAHIVLNEYDKVDLNTEKLVDGSVLTVRRAVPISIREGAEVKATMSAGKTAAQAITEAGYDPAEYVTLIPADTPVKAGMEIPVGKYTTSEITVDEEVPFKIIREPNDRMFAGAEKVTQAGVNGKQKTKYRVLTVDGREVGRVPLESQPLQPAVDQVVQVGTRDVVNTSRGDIRFTKVINMEATAYHPMDGDGRGITASGMKACYGVVAVDPNVIPMGTRVFVPGYGEAIAADTGGAIIGNRIDLCMETYDECYRYGRRNVEVYVLD